The following are from one region of the Prionailurus bengalensis isolate Pbe53 chromosome A2, Fcat_Pben_1.1_paternal_pri, whole genome shotgun sequence genome:
- the TMEM161A gene encoding transmembrane protein 161A isoform X1, with amino-acid sequence MAVLGVQLVVTLLTATLMHRLAPHCSFARWLLCNGSLFRYKHPSEEELRALEGKPKPRGRKERWANGYSEEKPLSVPRDAPFQLETCPLTAVDALEAYYYALGPAKETNIAVFWCLLTVAFSIKMFVTVTRLYFSAEEGGERSVCLTFAFLFLLLAMLVQVVREETLELGLEPGLASMTQNLEPLLKMQGWDWALPLAKLAIRMGLAFVGSMLGAFLTFPGLRLAQTHLDALTMSEDRPMLQLCGVPDGRAAGNLKEGLGGWWVPRTHSSAPLPRRFLLQMSFLSPLIILGLWTKPIARDFLHQAPAGEMTFSLCESGGVGREGSWGPLCVPQSLRLREEPWVLGENPRAGAASRPPHSPPHRLSDSAFDSLRLWVLVALCLLRLAVTRPHLQAYLCLAKARVEQLRREAGRIEAREIQRRVVRVYCYVTVVSLQYLTPLILTFNCTLLLKTLGGYSWGLGPVPMLSPPPSSAHDRLVGPEEDEAQQTAARIAGALGSLLTPLFLRGVLTFLIWWTAACQLLSSLFGLYFHRYLAGS; translated from the exons ATG gcgGTCCTGGGAGTGCAGCTGGTGGTGACCCTGCTCACGGCCACCCTCATGCATAGGCTGGCACCACACTGCTCCTTCGCTCGCTGGCTGCTCTGCAATGGCAG TCTCTTCCGATACAAGCACCCTTCTGAGGAAGAGCTTCGGGCCCTGGAGGGAAAGCCTAAgcccagaggcaggaaggagcg GTGGGCCAATGGCTATAGTGAAGAGAAGCCCTTGTCTGTGCCCCGAGACGCCCCTTTCCAGCTGGAGACCTGCCCCCTCACAGCGGTTGATGCCCTTG AGGCCTACTACTATGCGCTGGGCCCGGCCAAGGAGACCAACATCGCCGTGTTCTGGTGCTTGCTCACCGTCGCCTTCTCCAT CAAGATGTTCGTGACAGTGACCCGGTTGTATTTCAGCGCAGAGGAGGGGGGTGAACGCTCTGTGTGCCTCACCTttgccttcctcttcctgctcctggcCATGCTGGTGCAGGTGGTGCGGGAGGAGACTCTCGAGCTGGGCCTGGAGCCAG GCCTCGCCAGTATGACCCAGAACTTGGAGCCACTTCTGAAGATGCAGGGCTGGGACTGGGC GCTCCCTCTGGCCAAGCTGGCTATCCGCATGGGGCTGGCATTCGTGGGATCCATGCTGGGGGCCTTCCTCACCTTTCCAGGCCTGCGGCTGGCCCAGACACACCTGGATGCGCTGACCATGTCGGAAGACCGGCCCATGCTGCAGTTATGCGGAGTGCCAGATGGGAGGGCGGCTGGGAATCTAAAGGAGGGGCTAGGGGGATGGTGGGTGCCCAGGACTCACTCCTCTGCGCCCTTGCCCCGTAGGTTCCTTCTGCAGATGAGCTTCCTGTCCCCTCTGATCATCCTGGGGCTCTGGACCAAGCCCATTGCACGGGACTTCCTGCACCAGGCACCTGCTGGGGAGATGACCTTCTCCCTGTGCGAATCtggtggggttgggagggagggcagcTGGGGGCCCCTCTGTGTACCCCAGtctctgaggctcagggaagagCCTTGGGTCCTGGGGGAAAATCCCAGGGCAGGGGCGGCCTCCCGACCCCCTCATTCCCCTCCCCACAGGCTGTCGGACTCAGCCTTCGACTCACTGCGCCTCTGGGTGCTGGTGGCGTTGTGCCTGCTAAGGCTGGCCGTGACCCGGCCCCACCTGCAGGCCTACCTGTGCCTGGCCAAGGCCCGCGTGGAGCAGCTGCGGCGGGAGGCCGGCCGCATAGAGGCCCGTGAGATCCAGAGGCGG GTGGTGCGGGTCTACTGCTACGTGACAGTGGTGAGCCTGCAGTACCTGACGCCCCTCATCCTCACTTTCAACTGCACGCTGCTGCTCAAGACGCTGG GCGGCTACTCCTGGGGCCTGGGCCCGGTTCCCATGCTGTCCCCTCCCCCGTCCTCAGCCCACGATCGCCTGGTGGGCCCCGAGGAGGATGAGGCCCAGCAGACGGCGGCCCGGATCGCAGGGGCCCTGGGCAGCCTGCTCACGCCCCTCTTCCTCCGCGGCGTCCTCACCTTCCTCATCTGGTGGACCGCCGCCTGCCAACTGCTCTCCAGCCTCTTCGGCCTGTACTTCCACCGGTACCTGGCGGGCTCCTAG
- the TMEM161A gene encoding transmembrane protein 161A isoform X4: MAVLGVQLVVTLLTATLMHRLAPHCSFARWLLCNGSLFRYKHPSEEELRALEGKPKPRGRKERWANGYSEEKPLSVPRDAPFQLETCPLTAVDALEAYYYALGPAKETNIAVFWCLLTVAFSIKMFVTVTRLYFSAEEGGERSVCLTFAFLFLLLAMLVQVVREETLELGLEPGLASMTQNLEPLLKMQGWDWALPLAKLAIRMGLAFVGSMLGAFLTFPGLRLAQTHLDALTMSEDRPMLQFLLQMSFLSPLIILGLWTKPIARDFLHQAPAGEMTFSLCESGGVGREGSWGPLCVPQSLRLREEPWVLGENPRAGAASRPPHSPPHRLSDSAFDSLRLWVLVALCLLRLAVTRPHLQAYLCLAKARVEQLRREAGRIEAREIQRRVVRVYCYVTVVSLQYLTPLILTFNCTLLLKTLGGYSWGLGPVPMLSPPPSSAHDRLVGPEEDEAQQTAARIAGALGSLLTPLFLRGVLTFLIWWTAACQLLSSLFGLYFHRYLAGS, translated from the exons ATG gcgGTCCTGGGAGTGCAGCTGGTGGTGACCCTGCTCACGGCCACCCTCATGCATAGGCTGGCACCACACTGCTCCTTCGCTCGCTGGCTGCTCTGCAATGGCAG TCTCTTCCGATACAAGCACCCTTCTGAGGAAGAGCTTCGGGCCCTGGAGGGAAAGCCTAAgcccagaggcaggaaggagcg GTGGGCCAATGGCTATAGTGAAGAGAAGCCCTTGTCTGTGCCCCGAGACGCCCCTTTCCAGCTGGAGACCTGCCCCCTCACAGCGGTTGATGCCCTTG AGGCCTACTACTATGCGCTGGGCCCGGCCAAGGAGACCAACATCGCCGTGTTCTGGTGCTTGCTCACCGTCGCCTTCTCCAT CAAGATGTTCGTGACAGTGACCCGGTTGTATTTCAGCGCAGAGGAGGGGGGTGAACGCTCTGTGTGCCTCACCTttgccttcctcttcctgctcctggcCATGCTGGTGCAGGTGGTGCGGGAGGAGACTCTCGAGCTGGGCCTGGAGCCAG GCCTCGCCAGTATGACCCAGAACTTGGAGCCACTTCTGAAGATGCAGGGCTGGGACTGGGC GCTCCCTCTGGCCAAGCTGGCTATCCGCATGGGGCTGGCATTCGTGGGATCCATGCTGGGGGCCTTCCTCACCTTTCCAGGCCTGCGGCTGGCCCAGACACACCTGGATGCGCTGACCATGTCGGAAGACCGGCCCATGCTGCA GTTCCTTCTGCAGATGAGCTTCCTGTCCCCTCTGATCATCCTGGGGCTCTGGACCAAGCCCATTGCACGGGACTTCCTGCACCAGGCACCTGCTGGGGAGATGACCTTCTCCCTGTGCGAATCtggtggggttgggagggagggcagcTGGGGGCCCCTCTGTGTACCCCAGtctctgaggctcagggaagagCCTTGGGTCCTGGGGGAAAATCCCAGGGCAGGGGCGGCCTCCCGACCCCCTCATTCCCCTCCCCACAGGCTGTCGGACTCAGCCTTCGACTCACTGCGCCTCTGGGTGCTGGTGGCGTTGTGCCTGCTAAGGCTGGCCGTGACCCGGCCCCACCTGCAGGCCTACCTGTGCCTGGCCAAGGCCCGCGTGGAGCAGCTGCGGCGGGAGGCCGGCCGCATAGAGGCCCGTGAGATCCAGAGGCGG GTGGTGCGGGTCTACTGCTACGTGACAGTGGTGAGCCTGCAGTACCTGACGCCCCTCATCCTCACTTTCAACTGCACGCTGCTGCTCAAGACGCTGG GCGGCTACTCCTGGGGCCTGGGCCCGGTTCCCATGCTGTCCCCTCCCCCGTCCTCAGCCCACGATCGCCTGGTGGGCCCCGAGGAGGATGAGGCCCAGCAGACGGCGGCCCGGATCGCAGGGGCCCTGGGCAGCCTGCTCACGCCCCTCTTCCTCCGCGGCGTCCTCACCTTCCTCATCTGGTGGACCGCCGCCTGCCAACTGCTCTCCAGCCTCTTCGGCCTGTACTTCCACCGGTACCTGGCGGGCTCCTAG
- the TMEM161A gene encoding transmembrane protein 161A isoform X2 gives MAVLGVQLVVTLLTATLMHRLAPHCSFARWLLCNGSLFRYKHPSEEELRALEGKPKPRGRKERWANGYSEEKPLSVPRDAPFQLETCPLTAVDALVLRFFLEYQWFVDFAVYSGGVYVFTEAYYYALGPAKETNIAVFWCLLTVAFSIKMFVTVTRLYFSAEEGGERSVCLTFAFLFLLLAMLVQVVREETLELGLEPGLASMTQNLEPLLKMQGWDWALPLAKLAIRMGLAFVGSMLGAFLTFPGLRLAQTHLDALTMSEDRPMLQFLLQMSFLSPLIILGLWTKPIARDFLHQAPAGEMTFSLCESGGVGREGSWGPLCVPQSLRLREEPWVLGENPRAGAASRPPHSPPHRLSDSAFDSLRLWVLVALCLLRLAVTRPHLQAYLCLAKARVEQLRREAGRIEAREIQRRVVRVYCYVTVVSLQYLTPLILTFNCTLLLKTLGGYSWGLGPVPMLSPPPSSAHDRLVGPEEDEAQQTAARIAGALGSLLTPLFLRGVLTFLIWWTAACQLLSSLFGLYFHRYLAGS, from the exons ATG gcgGTCCTGGGAGTGCAGCTGGTGGTGACCCTGCTCACGGCCACCCTCATGCATAGGCTGGCACCACACTGCTCCTTCGCTCGCTGGCTGCTCTGCAATGGCAG TCTCTTCCGATACAAGCACCCTTCTGAGGAAGAGCTTCGGGCCCTGGAGGGAAAGCCTAAgcccagaggcaggaaggagcg GTGGGCCAATGGCTATAGTGAAGAGAAGCCCTTGTCTGTGCCCCGAGACGCCCCTTTCCAGCTGGAGACCTGCCCCCTCACAGCGGTTGATGCCCTTG TCCTGCGCTTCTTCCTGGAGTACCAGTGGTTCGTGGACTTCGCGGTGTACTCGGGTGGCGTGTATGTCTTCACAGAGGCCTACTACTATGCGCTGGGCCCGGCCAAGGAGACCAACATCGCCGTGTTCTGGTGCTTGCTCACCGTCGCCTTCTCCAT CAAGATGTTCGTGACAGTGACCCGGTTGTATTTCAGCGCAGAGGAGGGGGGTGAACGCTCTGTGTGCCTCACCTttgccttcctcttcctgctcctggcCATGCTGGTGCAGGTGGTGCGGGAGGAGACTCTCGAGCTGGGCCTGGAGCCAG GCCTCGCCAGTATGACCCAGAACTTGGAGCCACTTCTGAAGATGCAGGGCTGGGACTGGGC GCTCCCTCTGGCCAAGCTGGCTATCCGCATGGGGCTGGCATTCGTGGGATCCATGCTGGGGGCCTTCCTCACCTTTCCAGGCCTGCGGCTGGCCCAGACACACCTGGATGCGCTGACCATGTCGGAAGACCGGCCCATGCTGCA GTTCCTTCTGCAGATGAGCTTCCTGTCCCCTCTGATCATCCTGGGGCTCTGGACCAAGCCCATTGCACGGGACTTCCTGCACCAGGCACCTGCTGGGGAGATGACCTTCTCCCTGTGCGAATCtggtggggttgggagggagggcagcTGGGGGCCCCTCTGTGTACCCCAGtctctgaggctcagggaagagCCTTGGGTCCTGGGGGAAAATCCCAGGGCAGGGGCGGCCTCCCGACCCCCTCATTCCCCTCCCCACAGGCTGTCGGACTCAGCCTTCGACTCACTGCGCCTCTGGGTGCTGGTGGCGTTGTGCCTGCTAAGGCTGGCCGTGACCCGGCCCCACCTGCAGGCCTACCTGTGCCTGGCCAAGGCCCGCGTGGAGCAGCTGCGGCGGGAGGCCGGCCGCATAGAGGCCCGTGAGATCCAGAGGCGG GTGGTGCGGGTCTACTGCTACGTGACAGTGGTGAGCCTGCAGTACCTGACGCCCCTCATCCTCACTTTCAACTGCACGCTGCTGCTCAAGACGCTGG GCGGCTACTCCTGGGGCCTGGGCCCGGTTCCCATGCTGTCCCCTCCCCCGTCCTCAGCCCACGATCGCCTGGTGGGCCCCGAGGAGGATGAGGCCCAGCAGACGGCGGCCCGGATCGCAGGGGCCCTGGGCAGCCTGCTCACGCCCCTCTTCCTCCGCGGCGTCCTCACCTTCCTCATCTGGTGGACCGCCGCCTGCCAACTGCTCTCCAGCCTCTTCGGCCTGTACTTCCACCGGTACCTGGCGGGCTCCTAG
- the TMEM161A gene encoding transmembrane protein 161A isoform X3: MAVLGVQLVVTLLTATLMHRLAPHCSFARWLLCNGSLFRYKHPSEEELRALEGKPKPRGRKERWANGYSEEKPLSVPRDAPFQLETCPLTAVDALGNSPAESPTPQPESTPWRDWGGEGPALALGGGLSCALPAVLRFFLEYQWFVDFAVYSGGVYVFTEAYYYALGPAKETNIAVFWCLLTVAFSIKMFVTVTRLYFSAEEGGERSVCLTFAFLFLLLAMLVQVVREETLELGLEPGLASMTQNLEPLLKMQGWDWALPLAKLAIRMGLAFVGSMLGAFLTFPGLRLAQTHLDALTMSEDRPMLQFLLQMSFLSPLIILGLWTKPIARDFLHQAPAGEMTFSLLSDSAFDSLRLWVLVALCLLRLAVTRPHLQAYLCLAKARVEQLRREAGRIEAREIQRRVVRVYCYVTVVSLQYLTPLILTFNCTLLLKTLGGYSWGLGPVPMLSPPPSSAHDRLVGPEEDEAQQTAARIAGALGSLLTPLFLRGVLTFLIWWTAACQLLSSLFGLYFHRYLAGS, encoded by the exons ATG gcgGTCCTGGGAGTGCAGCTGGTGGTGACCCTGCTCACGGCCACCCTCATGCATAGGCTGGCACCACACTGCTCCTTCGCTCGCTGGCTGCTCTGCAATGGCAG TCTCTTCCGATACAAGCACCCTTCTGAGGAAGAGCTTCGGGCCCTGGAGGGAAAGCCTAAgcccagaggcaggaaggagcg GTGGGCCAATGGCTATAGTGAAGAGAAGCCCTTGTCTGTGCCCCGAGACGCCCCTTTCCAGCTGGAGACCTGCCCCCTCACAGCGGTTGATGCCCTTGGTAACAGTCCAGCTGAGTCCCCAACTCCCCAACCTGAGTCCACACCCTGGCGggattggggaggggagggtcccgCGCTGGCGCTGGGCGGAGGGCTGAGCTGCGCGCTCCCCGCAGTCCTGCGCTTCTTCCTGGAGTACCAGTGGTTCGTGGACTTCGCGGTGTACTCGGGTGGCGTGTATGTCTTCACAGAGGCCTACTACTATGCGCTGGGCCCGGCCAAGGAGACCAACATCGCCGTGTTCTGGTGCTTGCTCACCGTCGCCTTCTCCAT CAAGATGTTCGTGACAGTGACCCGGTTGTATTTCAGCGCAGAGGAGGGGGGTGAACGCTCTGTGTGCCTCACCTttgccttcctcttcctgctcctggcCATGCTGGTGCAGGTGGTGCGGGAGGAGACTCTCGAGCTGGGCCTGGAGCCAG GCCTCGCCAGTATGACCCAGAACTTGGAGCCACTTCTGAAGATGCAGGGCTGGGACTGGGC GCTCCCTCTGGCCAAGCTGGCTATCCGCATGGGGCTGGCATTCGTGGGATCCATGCTGGGGGCCTTCCTCACCTTTCCAGGCCTGCGGCTGGCCCAGACACACCTGGATGCGCTGACCATGTCGGAAGACCGGCCCATGCTGCA GTTCCTTCTGCAGATGAGCTTCCTGTCCCCTCTGATCATCCTGGGGCTCTGGACCAAGCCCATTGCACGGGACTTCCTGCACCAGGCACCTGCTGGGGAGATGACCTTCTCCCT GCTGTCGGACTCAGCCTTCGACTCACTGCGCCTCTGGGTGCTGGTGGCGTTGTGCCTGCTAAGGCTGGCCGTGACCCGGCCCCACCTGCAGGCCTACCTGTGCCTGGCCAAGGCCCGCGTGGAGCAGCTGCGGCGGGAGGCCGGCCGCATAGAGGCCCGTGAGATCCAGAGGCGG GTGGTGCGGGTCTACTGCTACGTGACAGTGGTGAGCCTGCAGTACCTGACGCCCCTCATCCTCACTTTCAACTGCACGCTGCTGCTCAAGACGCTGG GCGGCTACTCCTGGGGCCTGGGCCCGGTTCCCATGCTGTCCCCTCCCCCGTCCTCAGCCCACGATCGCCTGGTGGGCCCCGAGGAGGATGAGGCCCAGCAGACGGCGGCCCGGATCGCAGGGGCCCTGGGCAGCCTGCTCACGCCCCTCTTCCTCCGCGGCGTCCTCACCTTCCTCATCTGGTGGACCGCCGCCTGCCAACTGCTCTCCAGCCTCTTCGGCCTGTACTTCCACCGGTACCTGGCGGGCTCCTAG
- the TMEM161A gene encoding transmembrane protein 161A isoform X5 yields the protein MAVLGVQLVVTLLTATLMHRLAPHCSFARWLLCNGSLFRYKHPSEEELRALEGKPKPRGRKERWANGYSEEKPLSVPRDAPFQLETCPLTAVDALVLRFFLEYQWFVDFAVYSGGVYVFTEAYYYALGPAKETNIAVFWCLLTVAFSIKMFVTVTRLYFSAEEGGERSVCLTFAFLFLLLAMLVQVVREETLELGLEPGLASMTQNLEPLLKMQGWDWALPLAKLAIRMGLAFVGSMLGAFLTFPGLRLAQTHLDALTMSEDRPMLQFLLQMSFLSPLIILGLWTKPIARDFLHQAPAGEMTFSLLSDSAFDSLRLWVLVALCLLRLAVTRPHLQAYLCLAKARVEQLRREAGRIEAREIQRRVVRVYCYVTVVSLQYLTPLILTFNCTLLLKTLGGYSWGLGPVPMLSPPPSSAHDRLVGPEEDEAQQTAARIAGALGSLLTPLFLRGVLTFLIWWTAACQLLSSLFGLYFHRYLAGS from the exons ATG gcgGTCCTGGGAGTGCAGCTGGTGGTGACCCTGCTCACGGCCACCCTCATGCATAGGCTGGCACCACACTGCTCCTTCGCTCGCTGGCTGCTCTGCAATGGCAG TCTCTTCCGATACAAGCACCCTTCTGAGGAAGAGCTTCGGGCCCTGGAGGGAAAGCCTAAgcccagaggcaggaaggagcg GTGGGCCAATGGCTATAGTGAAGAGAAGCCCTTGTCTGTGCCCCGAGACGCCCCTTTCCAGCTGGAGACCTGCCCCCTCACAGCGGTTGATGCCCTTG TCCTGCGCTTCTTCCTGGAGTACCAGTGGTTCGTGGACTTCGCGGTGTACTCGGGTGGCGTGTATGTCTTCACAGAGGCCTACTACTATGCGCTGGGCCCGGCCAAGGAGACCAACATCGCCGTGTTCTGGTGCTTGCTCACCGTCGCCTTCTCCAT CAAGATGTTCGTGACAGTGACCCGGTTGTATTTCAGCGCAGAGGAGGGGGGTGAACGCTCTGTGTGCCTCACCTttgccttcctcttcctgctcctggcCATGCTGGTGCAGGTGGTGCGGGAGGAGACTCTCGAGCTGGGCCTGGAGCCAG GCCTCGCCAGTATGACCCAGAACTTGGAGCCACTTCTGAAGATGCAGGGCTGGGACTGGGC GCTCCCTCTGGCCAAGCTGGCTATCCGCATGGGGCTGGCATTCGTGGGATCCATGCTGGGGGCCTTCCTCACCTTTCCAGGCCTGCGGCTGGCCCAGACACACCTGGATGCGCTGACCATGTCGGAAGACCGGCCCATGCTGCA GTTCCTTCTGCAGATGAGCTTCCTGTCCCCTCTGATCATCCTGGGGCTCTGGACCAAGCCCATTGCACGGGACTTCCTGCACCAGGCACCTGCTGGGGAGATGACCTTCTCCCT GCTGTCGGACTCAGCCTTCGACTCACTGCGCCTCTGGGTGCTGGTGGCGTTGTGCCTGCTAAGGCTGGCCGTGACCCGGCCCCACCTGCAGGCCTACCTGTGCCTGGCCAAGGCCCGCGTGGAGCAGCTGCGGCGGGAGGCCGGCCGCATAGAGGCCCGTGAGATCCAGAGGCGG GTGGTGCGGGTCTACTGCTACGTGACAGTGGTGAGCCTGCAGTACCTGACGCCCCTCATCCTCACTTTCAACTGCACGCTGCTGCTCAAGACGCTGG GCGGCTACTCCTGGGGCCTGGGCCCGGTTCCCATGCTGTCCCCTCCCCCGTCCTCAGCCCACGATCGCCTGGTGGGCCCCGAGGAGGATGAGGCCCAGCAGACGGCGGCCCGGATCGCAGGGGCCCTGGGCAGCCTGCTCACGCCCCTCTTCCTCCGCGGCGTCCTCACCTTCCTCATCTGGTGGACCGCCGCCTGCCAACTGCTCTCCAGCCTCTTCGGCCTGTACTTCCACCGGTACCTGGCGGGCTCCTAG
- the TMEM161A gene encoding transmembrane protein 161A isoform X6 translates to MAVLGVQLVVTLLTATLMHRLAPHCSFARWLLCNGSLFRYKHPSEEELRALEGKPKPRGRKERWANGYSEEKPLSVPRDAPFQLETCPLTAVDALEAYYYALGPAKETNIAVFWCLLTVAFSIKMFVTVTRLYFSAEEGGERSVCLTFAFLFLLLAMLVQVVREETLELGLEPGLASMTQNLEPLLKMQGWDWALPLAKLAIRMGLAFVGSMLGAFLTFPGLRLAQTHLDALTMSEDRPMLQFLLQMSFLSPLIILGLWTKPIARDFLHQAPAGEMTFSLLSDSAFDSLRLWVLVALCLLRLAVTRPHLQAYLCLAKARVEQLRREAGRIEAREIQRRVVRVYCYVTVVSLQYLTPLILTFNCTLLLKTLGGYSWGLGPVPMLSPPPSSAHDRLVGPEEDEAQQTAARIAGALGSLLTPLFLRGVLTFLIWWTAACQLLSSLFGLYFHRYLAGS, encoded by the exons ATG gcgGTCCTGGGAGTGCAGCTGGTGGTGACCCTGCTCACGGCCACCCTCATGCATAGGCTGGCACCACACTGCTCCTTCGCTCGCTGGCTGCTCTGCAATGGCAG TCTCTTCCGATACAAGCACCCTTCTGAGGAAGAGCTTCGGGCCCTGGAGGGAAAGCCTAAgcccagaggcaggaaggagcg GTGGGCCAATGGCTATAGTGAAGAGAAGCCCTTGTCTGTGCCCCGAGACGCCCCTTTCCAGCTGGAGACCTGCCCCCTCACAGCGGTTGATGCCCTTG AGGCCTACTACTATGCGCTGGGCCCGGCCAAGGAGACCAACATCGCCGTGTTCTGGTGCTTGCTCACCGTCGCCTTCTCCAT CAAGATGTTCGTGACAGTGACCCGGTTGTATTTCAGCGCAGAGGAGGGGGGTGAACGCTCTGTGTGCCTCACCTttgccttcctcttcctgctcctggcCATGCTGGTGCAGGTGGTGCGGGAGGAGACTCTCGAGCTGGGCCTGGAGCCAG GCCTCGCCAGTATGACCCAGAACTTGGAGCCACTTCTGAAGATGCAGGGCTGGGACTGGGC GCTCCCTCTGGCCAAGCTGGCTATCCGCATGGGGCTGGCATTCGTGGGATCCATGCTGGGGGCCTTCCTCACCTTTCCAGGCCTGCGGCTGGCCCAGACACACCTGGATGCGCTGACCATGTCGGAAGACCGGCCCATGCTGCA GTTCCTTCTGCAGATGAGCTTCCTGTCCCCTCTGATCATCCTGGGGCTCTGGACCAAGCCCATTGCACGGGACTTCCTGCACCAGGCACCTGCTGGGGAGATGACCTTCTCCCT GCTGTCGGACTCAGCCTTCGACTCACTGCGCCTCTGGGTGCTGGTGGCGTTGTGCCTGCTAAGGCTGGCCGTGACCCGGCCCCACCTGCAGGCCTACCTGTGCCTGGCCAAGGCCCGCGTGGAGCAGCTGCGGCGGGAGGCCGGCCGCATAGAGGCCCGTGAGATCCAGAGGCGG GTGGTGCGGGTCTACTGCTACGTGACAGTGGTGAGCCTGCAGTACCTGACGCCCCTCATCCTCACTTTCAACTGCACGCTGCTGCTCAAGACGCTGG GCGGCTACTCCTGGGGCCTGGGCCCGGTTCCCATGCTGTCCCCTCCCCCGTCCTCAGCCCACGATCGCCTGGTGGGCCCCGAGGAGGATGAGGCCCAGCAGACGGCGGCCCGGATCGCAGGGGCCCTGGGCAGCCTGCTCACGCCCCTCTTCCTCCGCGGCGTCCTCACCTTCCTCATCTGGTGGACCGCCGCCTGCCAACTGCTCTCCAGCCTCTTCGGCCTGTACTTCCACCGGTACCTGGCGGGCTCCTAG